The proteins below are encoded in one region of Plutella xylostella chromosome 13, ilPluXylo3.1, whole genome shotgun sequence:
- the LOC105390854 gene encoding gamma-aminobutyric acid receptor alpha-like, with translation MSGSSVGITLVDAKGSIYLTTKNGTFPLTLSPSTHTDAASDSPNVSRTVPDDADYWDRRESLWLAHLNDTSDEELKGVSKRSINDAVSKNITLVLENLLKNYENSQLPTHGKGYPTVVQTNILIRSMGPVSELDMDYSMDCYFRQYWRDARLSFLGPIRSLSLSIKMLERIWRPDTYFYNGKHSYVHTITVPNKLLRISQHGDILYSMRLTIKAKCPMELRNFPMDRQSCPLILGSYAYSNQQLVYQWQNAESVNFVPGMTLSQFDLISYPYRNFTFTRREGEFSVLQVSFNLQRHTGYFLIQVYVPCILIVVLSWVSFWIHREATSDRVGLGITTVLTLSTISLDSRTDLPKVRYATALDWFLLGSFFYCIATLLEFAGVHYFTKVGSGEIFIDDAEWAELVEEAGGDAAAARQLAVRRRSSQRSANYSFSLPPQAPASPPLGAVRLTMERTTQTERRVPRWRQLLYCLAGDDRYRRQRQIEAGSRSHINSVSGIDRAARVLFPASFALLNLFYWLIYAFGGDDFAWSDNPINSLSH, from the exons ATgagtggtagctcagtcgg GATCACTCTCGTCGATGCCAAAGGTTCAATCTACCTCACAACCAAGAACGGGACCTTTCCACTAACTCTATCTCCCAGCACACACACCGACGCCGCTTCGGACTCTCCAAACGTTAGCAGAACGGTCCCAGATGACGCTGACTACTGGGACCGCAGGGAGAGCCTGTGGCTGGCGCATCTCAACGACACCTCTGATGAGGAGCTTAAGGGAGTCTCCAAGAGGTCCATCAACGACGCCGTGTCCAAGAATATCACGCTGGTGTTAGAGAATCTGCTGAAGAACTATGAGAATTCGCAGCTGCCGACGCATGGGAAAG GGTACCCGACGGTGGTGCAGACCAACATCCTGATCCGCAGCATGGGGCCCGTCTCCGAGCTCGACATG GATTACTCCATGGACTGCTACTTCCGTCAGTACTGGCGCGACGCGCGGCTCTCCTTCCTCGGCCCCATCCGCTCGCTCTCGCTCTCCATCAAGATGCTGGAGAGGATCTGGAGACCGGACACGTACTTCTACAACGGCAAGCACTCGTATGTCCACACCATCACCGTGCCCAACAAGCTGCTGCGGATCAGCCAGCACGGGGATATCTTGTACTCTATGAG GTTGACCATCAAGGCGAAGTGTCCGATGGAACTGCGCAACTTCCCGATGGACCGACAGTCCTGCCCGCTCATTCTGGGCAGCT ACGCGTACTCCAACCAGCAGCTGGTGTACCAGTGGCAGAACGCGGAGAGCGTGAACTTCGTGCCCGGCATGACGCTCAGCCAGTTCGACCTCATCAGCTACCCGTACCGGAACTTCACCTTCACCAGGCGGGAAG GTGAATTCTCCGTCCTGCAGGTGTCGTTCAACCTGCAGCGGCACACCGGCTACTTCCTCATCCAGGTCTACGTGCCCTGCATCCTCATCGTCGTGCTCTCCTGGGTCTCCTTCTGGATACATCGAGAG GCCACCTCAGACCGCGTGGGGCTCGGCATCACGACGGTACTGACCCTGTCCACCATCAGCCTGGACTCTCGCACGGACCTGCCCAAGGTGCGCTACGCGACCGCCCTGGACTGGTTCCTGCTGGGCAGCTTCTTCTACTGCATAGCCACGCTGCTGGAGTTCGCTGGCGTGCATTATTTCACTAAG GTGGGGTCCGGCGAGATCTTCATCGACGACGCGGAGTGGGCGGAGCTGGTGGAGGAGGCGGGGGGGGAcgcggccgccgcgcgccaGCTGGCCGTGCGCCGGCGCAGCTCGCAGCGCTCCGCCAACTAT AGCTTCTCCCTCCCCCCGCAAGCGCCGGCCTCACCCCCTCTCGGTGCAGTCCGACTCACCATGGAGCGGACCACACAGACGGAGCGCCGAGTGCCACGGTGGAGACAGCTGCTGTACTGTCTGGCTGGGGATGACCGGTACAGGCGGCAGCGGCAGATTGAGGCTG GAAGCCGCAGTCACATCAACAGTGTGTCGGGCATCGACCGGGCGGCCCGGGTTCTGTTCCCGGCCTCGTTCGCTCTACTCAACCTCTTCTACTGGCTCATCTACGCGTTCGGAGGCGACGACTTCGCGTGGAGTGACAACCCTATCAACTCTCTGTCTCACTAG